The following are encoded in a window of Crocosphaera sp. UHCC 0190 genomic DNA:
- a CDS encoding efflux RND transporter permease subunit, with protein MLLSLSNAFIKRPVLSTVCTIVIVLLGTISMALLPLDKLPEIAPKKVAVTANYIGADAKTTEDNVTTVLEREINGTEQVRWIDSFTDNTGNVSVNVTFPTEIDRNTAQVLVQNRVSQAQSTLPSVVNQAGIRTNTQSPSLTLVYGFYAENGPDGKPIYDTTFLYNYVDRYIWNEMKGLPGVGSVTLFGGANYAMRIWLDPDKLAARGLTALDVVGTINEQNFEVGIGRIGQQPAPKDQQFELPLRVAGRFTTVDEAEDMVVKVGENGTLIRIRDVGYAELGMENYDTLVNVDGSPGVSFLIYQLPGSNALETAEAAKTKMAELEPNFPPGLKVVIGLDNTLFVNASLNDLSITLIQAIALVVLVIFVFLQDWRTTVIPGIAIPVALVGAMIGLNAFGFTLNQLSLFACVLATGLVVDDGIVIVEAVSSKLAQGMRPMQAAMDSMDELFGATISTSVVLMAVFIPVCFFPGTTGIVYRQFALTIIFAVIFSTFNALTFSPTMAAILLGPPEEQHGPLALFFRWFNRGFDLIREGYRRFISFLTHIKIIIMAAFIGGLIATWWIYTTMASGFIPAEDQGYFFGITEAPPGVSLNYTYDIDQQTTKIIQNMENADQVLDHVISLTGFSFEGRNANKSLTFIKLRPWEERPGPQKSAFGIIQNLNRAFAQQVSGARVFATNAPPVDGLSSFDGSEIFIQDRQLKGMDALIDNTQRVMAAANQRPEIGRTFTTFTFNSPLITMSIDREQAKAQNIDIQDILRTLQTYIGSNYVNQFVFEGRLYRVYAQAKAENRANPDDIGRLYVRSRNGEIVQLSNLVTPERITYPPILTRFKTYPAIKLIASPAPGYSSGQVIKVMEEVARETLQPGFGYEWTNTAAEEKSSAGAAPIVFGLAFVMVFLVLAAQYESYIDPIIILLTVPLAILGALGMIWLRVAFVQTAPFNPGNGIWPILNNNMYAQVALVMLIGLAAKNAILIVEFANQARDLGMSISQGAITAAEQRLRPILMTAVSSLVGFAPLLSASSVGAVSRWSLGTAIFGGLALATVLSLVLVPILYIVIKNFEKYILEGGQKPPTSPGGGGGKGKKIPPTQPQEEEEPTPIFRTSSEHE; from the coding sequence ATGTTACTTTCCTTATCAAACGCCTTTATTAAAAGACCAGTTTTAAGTACCGTCTGCACCATTGTGATTGTGCTTTTGGGAACTATATCTATGGCCCTGTTACCATTGGATAAGTTGCCGGAAATTGCACCGAAAAAGGTAGCGGTAACGGCCAATTATATTGGGGCAGATGCCAAAACGACTGAAGATAACGTTACCACTGTGTTAGAACGGGAAATCAACGGAACCGAACAAGTTAGATGGATTGACTCTTTTACCGATAATACGGGGAATGTTTCCGTTAACGTCACCTTTCCGACAGAAATTGATCGGAATACGGCGCAGGTACTTGTCCAAAACCGAGTTTCCCAAGCCCAATCTACTTTACCCTCGGTGGTTAACCAAGCAGGGATCAGAACCAATACTCAATCTCCCAGTTTAACCCTGGTTTATGGGTTTTATGCCGAAAATGGCCCCGATGGTAAACCCATTTATGATACAACATTTCTCTATAACTATGTCGATCGCTACATCTGGAATGAGATGAAAGGGTTGCCAGGGGTGGGTTCCGTTACTCTTTTTGGGGGTGCTAACTATGCCATGAGAATTTGGCTTGACCCCGATAAATTAGCGGCCAGAGGACTCACGGCGTTAGATGTGGTAGGGACGATTAATGAACAGAATTTTGAGGTAGGAATCGGCAGAATTGGGCAACAACCCGCTCCAAAAGACCAACAGTTTGAATTACCTTTGCGGGTTGCGGGACGATTTACCACCGTTGATGAAGCGGAAGATATGGTGGTCAAAGTAGGGGAAAATGGCACCTTAATCCGCATTAGGGATGTAGGCTATGCTGAACTGGGTATGGAAAACTATGACACCTTAGTGAATGTAGATGGTTCTCCAGGGGTGTCTTTTTTAATCTATCAATTACCCGGAAGTAATGCCTTAGAAACTGCTGAAGCTGCCAAGACCAAAATGGCTGAGTTAGAACCGAATTTTCCCCCTGGGTTAAAGGTGGTTATTGGGTTAGATAATACATTATTTGTCAATGCGTCTCTTAATGATTTAAGCATTACCTTAATTCAGGCGATCGCTTTAGTTGTGCTGGTGATCTTTGTCTTTCTTCAAGATTGGCGTACCACCGTTATTCCTGGTATTGCTATTCCTGTTGCGTTAGTAGGGGCAATGATCGGTTTAAATGCCTTTGGGTTCACCCTCAACCAGTTAAGTCTGTTTGCTTGTGTGTTAGCGACAGGGTTAGTGGTGGATGATGGGATCGTAATTGTGGAAGCGGTTTCGAGTAAGTTGGCCCAAGGAATGCGCCCCATGCAAGCAGCGATGGACTCCATGGATGAATTATTTGGGGCAACAATTTCGACCTCGGTGGTGTTGATGGCCGTATTTATTCCTGTTTGTTTCTTTCCAGGGACAACAGGTATTGTGTACCGTCAGTTTGCTTTAACCATCATCTTTGCGGTTATCTTTTCTACCTTCAACGCCCTAACTTTCTCCCCTACTATGGCGGCTATTTTATTAGGGCCACCGGAAGAACAACATGGCCCCTTAGCCCTGTTTTTTCGCTGGTTTAACCGAGGGTTTGATTTAATTCGGGAAGGGTATCGTCGCTTTATTTCCTTCCTTACCCATATCAAAATTATCATCATGGCGGCGTTTATTGGGGGATTAATTGCGACTTGGTGGATTTATACAACGATGGCATCAGGTTTTATTCCGGCCGAAGATCAAGGCTATTTTTTCGGCATTACGGAAGCACCTCCTGGAGTTTCCCTCAACTATACCTATGATATTGATCAGCAAACGACTAAGATTATTCAAAACATGGAAAATGCTGATCAAGTTTTAGATCATGTGATCAGCTTGACCGGATTTTCCTTTGAAGGAAGAAATGCTAATAAATCTCTGACCTTTATTAAATTAAGACCTTGGGAAGAACGCCCCGGCCCCCAAAAATCAGCCTTTGGTATTATTCAAAATCTTAATCGGGCCTTTGCTCAACAAGTCTCAGGAGCAAGGGTTTTTGCTACAAATGCGCCCCCAGTTGATGGTTTAAGTAGTTTTGATGGCTCAGAAATTTTTATCCAAGATCGTCAATTAAAGGGCATGGATGCTTTAATTGATAATACTCAACGAGTGATGGCGGCAGCGAATCAAAGACCAGAAATTGGGCGAACTTTTACCACGTTTACCTTTAATAGTCCTTTGATCACTATGTCTATTGATCGGGAACAGGCCAAAGCCCAAAATATTGACATTCAAGATATTTTAAGAACCCTACAAACCTATATTGGTTCTAATTATGTCAATCAATTTGTGTTTGAAGGTCGTCTCTATCGGGTCTATGCTCAAGCAAAAGCAGAAAATCGGGCCAACCCTGATGATATTGGCCGTTTGTATGTGCGATCGCGCAATGGGGAAATTGTACAATTAAGTAATTTAGTTACCCCTGAAAGAATTACCTATCCCCCCATTTTGACCCGTTTTAAAACCTATCCGGCGATTAAATTAATTGCCTCTCCTGCTCCTGGTTATAGTTCAGGACAGGTGATCAAAGTGATGGAAGAAGTAGCCAGGGAAACCTTACAACCAGGGTTTGGTTATGAATGGACTAACACCGCAGCAGAGGAAAAAAGCTCTGCGGGGGCTGCCCCTATCGTGTTTGGTTTAGCATTTGTCATGGTGTTTTTGGTCTTAGCTGCTCAGTATGAAAGCTATATTGACCCCATCATCATCTTATTGACGGTTCCCTTGGCTATTTTGGGCGCGTTGGGCATGATTTGGTTACGGGTGGCTTTTGTGCAAACTGCTCCTTTTAACCCTGGAAACGGCATCTGGCCCATTTTAAATAATAATATGTATGCTCAGGTGGCGTTGGTGATGTTGATTGGTTTAGCGGCTAAAAATGCCATTCTAATCGTGGAATTTGCTAACCAAGCTCGTGATTTAGGCATGAGTATTAGCCAAGGAGCCATTACGGCGGCTGAACAACGGTTACGCCCCATTTTGATGACGGCAGTTTCTTCTTTGGTGGGGTTTGCTCCCCTATTAAGTGCTTCGAGTGTGGGGGCAGTCAGTCGTTGGTCTTTGGGAACGGCAATTTTTGGGGGTTTGGCCTTAGCAACGGTGTTAAGTTTGGTGTTAGTTCCTATTCTTTATATTGTGATTAAAAACTTTGAAAAATATATTCTTGAAGGAGGTCAAAAACCGCCCACATCTCCAGGAGGTGGGGGAGGAAAAGGGAAAAAAATCCCTCCGACTCAACCCCAAGAAGAAGAAGAACCCACCCCGATTTTTAGGACATCTTCTGAACATGAGTAA
- a CDS encoding glycosyltransferase family 4 protein — MMLKILFAATSVGFLGSGFGGGAELTLYNIATALRRRGYEVEVMAAAGSKLPDIPVIEIEGNVQIPAQTQDRDSPIILPPNSLLANMWEYARSQQNRYDLILNFAYDWLPLYLTPFFQCPVAHIIVMSSISRFMDEAVIKIAHEYPLQVAFYTQAQIETFGLKNVRLLSNAIDVESYRFSPTAKNQLAWVSRISPEKGLEDAIAAAQQVKMPLKVMGMMQDPDYWQAICNKYPDADVEYLGFLPQPALQEALGSCKGMLMTQKWVEAFGKVVIEALACGVPVLAYRRGGPAEIIQDGKTGFLIEPDSITDLVAKIPRLDEINRQTCRLQAEDEFSLTAMGDRVERWIQDLLLARKRNR; from the coding sequence ATTATGCTTAAAATTCTGTTTGCGGCTACCTCAGTGGGCTTTTTGGGGTCTGGTTTTGGTGGAGGGGCAGAACTCACCTTATATAATATTGCCACGGCATTGCGACGGCGGGGTTATGAAGTCGAAGTAATGGCCGCTGCGGGATCTAAATTGCCAGACATTCCCGTGATTGAAATTGAAGGTAACGTACAAATTCCCGCCCAAACCCAAGATCGAGACAGCCCCATAATTTTGCCCCCCAATTCCCTCTTGGCTAATATGTGGGAATATGCGCGATCGCAACAAAATCGCTATGATTTGATTCTTAATTTTGCCTACGATTGGCTTCCCCTCTATCTGACTCCCTTTTTTCAATGTCCCGTGGCTCATATTATTGTCATGAGTTCGATTTCTCGATTTATGGATGAGGCGGTGATTAAAATTGCTCATGAATATCCTCTACAGGTGGCTTTTTATACTCAAGCCCAAATCGAGACATTTGGCTTAAAGAATGTGCGCCTCTTATCCAATGCCATTGACGTAGAGTCTTATCGCTTTTCTCCGACTGCCAAAAATCAATTGGCTTGGGTGTCGAGAATTTCTCCCGAAAAAGGCTTAGAAGATGCGATCGCTGCCGCCCAACAGGTTAAAATGCCCTTGAAAGTGATGGGGATGATGCAAGATCCTGACTATTGGCAAGCTATCTGTAATAAATATCCCGATGCTGATGTAGAATACTTAGGCTTTCTCCCTCAACCAGCCTTACAGGAAGCGTTAGGTAGTTGTAAGGGGATGTTGATGACCCAAAAATGGGTAGAGGCTTTTGGTAAGGTAGTAATTGAAGCCTTAGCCTGTGGGGTTCCTGTTCTTGCTTATCGACGAGGTGGCCCCGCAGAAATTATTCAAGATGGAAAAACAGGATTTTTGATTGAACCAGATAGTATTACCGACTTAGTGGCCAAGATTCCCCGTTTAGATGAGATTAACCGTCAAACTTGTCGTCTTCAGGCAGAAGATGAATTTTCTTTAACCGCTATGGGCGATCGCGTTGAACGTTGGATTCAAGATCTTCTTTTAGCGAGAAAGAGAAATCGTTAA
- a CDS encoding SDR family oxidoreductase, which translates to MTKKAIVITGGSKGIGRAILEKFVSEGFIPLVCSRKSSHLEALKAQYPEIELHCFAADLSQKSEVKRFAQFIQDTGLMIDVLVNNVGLFIPGQIYDEPEGNLELMMQTNVYSAYYLTRELIEPFMKQKQGHIFNICSVASLIPYPKGSSYTITKFALLGFSKVLREELKPHNIKVTAILPSATITDSWQGTDLPPERFIQPEDVADLVYACYNLSPHCVPEEVLLRPQAGDIM; encoded by the coding sequence GTGACGAAAAAAGCGATTGTAATTACAGGTGGTAGCAAAGGAATTGGTCGGGCAATTTTGGAAAAATTTGTCAGTGAGGGCTTTATTCCCTTGGTTTGTTCCCGAAAATCCTCTCATTTAGAAGCCCTGAAAGCCCAATATCCTGAGATAGAGTTACATTGTTTTGCTGCTGATTTATCCCAAAAAAGTGAAGTAAAACGGTTTGCCCAATTTATTCAAGATACAGGTTTAATGATTGATGTACTGGTGAATAATGTCGGGTTATTTATTCCAGGACAAATCTACGATGAACCAGAGGGAAATCTAGAATTAATGATGCAAACTAATGTCTATAGTGCCTATTATCTCACCAGGGAGTTGATAGAACCATTTATGAAACAAAAACAAGGACATATTTTTAATATCTGTTCAGTGGCTAGTTTAATTCCCTATCCTAAAGGTAGCTCTTATACGATTACTAAATTTGCTCTCTTAGGCTTTTCTAAGGTGCTGCGGGAAGAATTAAAACCCCATAATATTAAAGTAACCGCTATTTTGCCCAGTGCGACCATAACCGATAGTTGGCAAGGGACAGATTTACCGCCTGAGCGTTTTATTCAACCCGAAGACGTGGCCGATCTTGTTTATGCCTGTTATAATCTATCTCCCCATTGTGTACCAGAAGAAGTTTTGTTACGTCCCCAAGCAGGGGATATAATGTAA
- a CDS encoding tetratricopeptide repeat protein, with product MKNYSHDFLKFIILLITVLFCVGFSAQANSTLSQKSQDSQLFYQGIAHLNQENYQQAIWHFTQVINEDYPLIGAAYTNRCLAHLQLNNNQLAKQDCTQALALNSENIEAYLNQGMANYRLGNFSDSLAAYQEVIKRDKTDYRAYYNQGLVYFQLKDYDRALEGYEKALQSHQLKEVSSKAMIYYDRGLVHLQLGDFSSAIADLTHAIILDKYNDRAYYNRAYAYQKSKNYRLAFRDFNEVIKLNPQSTSAYVNRGIVEQNLGFQTSAFQDFRIAIEQYKQQEKIMAYEETLSLIQQLKRIIAQSHETLIA from the coding sequence ATGAAAAATTATTCTCATGACTTCCTGAAGTTTATTATCTTGCTAATCACCGTTTTATTTTGTGTCGGATTTTCAGCACAAGCTAATTCAACTTTGTCTCAAAAGTCTCAAGATTCTCAACTATTTTATCAAGGCATTGCTCATCTTAACCAGGAAAATTATCAACAAGCGATCTGGCATTTTACACAAGTCATTAATGAAGATTATCCCTTAATAGGGGCGGCTTATACCAATCGCTGTTTAGCCCATTTACAATTAAATAATAATCAGTTAGCTAAACAAGATTGTACTCAAGCTTTAGCCTTAAATTCCGAGAATATAGAAGCCTATTTGAATCAGGGAATGGCTAATTATCGCTTAGGTAATTTTTCAGACTCTTTAGCTGCTTATCAAGAAGTGATTAAACGAGATAAAACTGATTATCGTGCTTATTATAATCAAGGCTTAGTTTATTTTCAATTAAAGGACTATGATCGTGCTTTAGAGGGTTATGAGAAGGCTTTACAATCTCACCAATTAAAAGAAGTATCTTCTAAAGCAATGATTTATTATGATCGGGGGTTAGTCCATTTACAATTAGGGGATTTTTCCTCTGCGATCGCTGATTTAACTCATGCCATTATTTTAGATAAATACAATGATAGAGCTTATTACAATCGAGCTTATGCCTATCAAAAAAGTAAAAATTATCGATTAGCATTTAGAGATTTTAATGAAGTCATCAAATTAAACCCTCAGTCAACATCAGCTTATGTTAACCGAGGAATTGTAGAGCAGAATTTAGGATTTCAAACATCGGCTTTTCAGGATTTTCGGATAGCCATTGAACAATATAAACAACAGGAGAAAATTATGGCTTATGAGGAAACCCTGAGTTTAATTCAGCAGCTAAAACGGATTATTGCTCAATCTCATGAAACCCTAATTGCTTAA
- a CDS encoding Uma2 family endonuclease, whose amino-acid sequence MSLQTTEKLYSFEDYCTYDDGTDNRYELVDGKLELMNPPTFRHLLIADFIQDMFKAEIKRLELPWLCFKEAGIRTGWRKSRLPDIYVIPIEQIREYLDQSAIAQTSPLLVVEIVSPDSIKRDYRYKRSEYAALEIPEYWIIDPLENKISILYLDEGLYEETNLTNDQKIQSKIFTELSLTVQKVLEAGNY is encoded by the coding sequence ATGTCCCTACAAACCACAGAAAAACTATACAGTTTTGAAGACTATTGTACCTATGATGACGGCACAGACAACCGCTATGAATTAGTTGATGGAAAATTAGAGCTAATGAACCCACCTACCTTTCGACATTTACTGATTGCTGACTTTATTCAAGATATGTTTAAAGCAGAAATTAAGCGTCTTGAATTGCCTTGGTTATGTTTTAAAGAAGCAGGAATTAGAACAGGATGGCGTAAATCTCGATTACCAGATATTTATGTAATTCCTATCGAACAAATTAGGGAATATCTCGATCAATCTGCCATTGCTCAAACTTCACCTTTATTAGTAGTAGAAATTGTAAGTCCTGATTCAATTAAACGGGATTATCGTTATAAACGCTCAGAATATGCTGCCCTAGAAATACCTGAATATTGGATTATTGATCCCTTAGAAAATAAAATATCTATTCTTTACTTGGATGAGGGACTCTACGAAGAAACTAACTTAACCAATGACCAAAAAATTCAATCAAAAATTTTTACTGAATTATCTCTAACAGTTCAAAAAGTCTTAGAAGCTGGAAACTATTAA
- a CDS encoding CBS domain-containing protein, with amino-acid sequence MIKVADIMTQDVVKIRSSATILQAVKLMREKVIRTLIVDRRYPEDAYGIITETDIINEVIAYGKDPQKIRVYEIMTKPCIVVNPNLDINYVARLFKNTGIRCAPVIKDELIGIISVTDILSKSDFLDNPREKILIQEIEQKTREARHICQEFSHDSQRCQEAWLLVEELQAEAAFKEGKKPNKTALQEYLEEYPEATEALSLDNWCSG; translated from the coding sequence ATGATTAAAGTTGCTGATATTATGACCCAAGATGTTGTTAAAATTCGCAGTTCAGCAACCATCTTACAGGCTGTTAAATTAATGCGAGAAAAGGTAATCCGTACCTTAATTGTAGATCGTCGTTATCCTGAAGATGCCTATGGAATTATTACTGAAACTGATATTATCAATGAAGTTATAGCTTATGGAAAAGATCCACAAAAAATCAGAGTTTATGAAATTATGACTAAACCCTGTATTGTCGTTAATCCTAACTTAGACATTAATTATGTAGCCAGACTCTTTAAAAATACAGGAATTCGTTGCGCTCCCGTCATAAAAGATGAACTTATAGGCATTATTTCTGTCACCGATATTTTAAGTAAAAGTGATTTTTTAGATAACCCTAGAGAAAAAATATTAATCCAAGAAATTGAACAAAAAACAAGAGAAGCACGTCATATTTGTCAAGAATTTTCTCATGATTCTCAAAGATGTCAAGAAGCCTGGCTTTTAGTAGAAGAATTGCAAGCAGAAGCGGCATTTAAAGAGGGTAAAAAGCCTAACAAAACTGCCTTACAAGAATATTTAGAAGAATATCCTGAAGCCACAGAAGCATTATCCTTAGATAATTGGTGTAGTGGCTAA
- the pstB gene encoding phosphate ABC transporter ATP-binding protein PstB: MVEHFSNNSANLESVNSKAEVKNFNFYYGDFHAIKNVNLTIPEQKITALIGPSGCGKTTLLRCFNRLHDLYPGNRYDGEIRVDSLNILSPTVDPIEVRMRVSMVFQKPNPFPKSIYENVVYGLRVRGERNRSILDEKVEKALQDAALWDEVKDRLNTSAYELSGGQQQRLCIARALVTEPEIVLFDEPTSALDPIATNSIEQLMSGLQQKVTMIIVTHSMQQAARISDYIAFMYLGEMVESGLTEEIFDSPSQDRTKDYISGRIG; this comes from the coding sequence ATGGTAGAGCATTTTTCTAATAATTCAGCTAATTTAGAGAGCGTTAATTCTAAAGCAGAAGTCAAAAATTTTAATTTTTATTATGGTGATTTCCATGCCATTAAAAATGTTAATTTAACTATACCTGAGCAAAAAATTACTGCTTTAATTGGCCCATCTGGTTGCGGAAAAACAACCTTACTCCGATGTTTTAATCGCTTACATGATCTCTATCCAGGAAATCGTTATGATGGGGAAATTAGAGTTGATTCTTTAAATATTTTAAGCCCTACTGTTGACCCGATTGAAGTGAGAATGCGAGTCAGTATGGTCTTTCAAAAACCTAATCCTTTTCCTAAGTCAATTTATGAAAATGTTGTCTATGGACTGCGGGTAAGGGGTGAAAGAAATCGCAGTATTCTTGATGAAAAGGTAGAAAAAGCATTACAAGATGCTGCTTTATGGGATGAGGTAAAAGATCGCCTAAATACCTCTGCTTATGAGTTATCTGGGGGACAACAACAAAGGTTGTGTATTGCCAGAGCATTAGTAACAGAACCGGAAATTGTTCTTTTTGATGAACCGACATCAGCACTTGATCCTATTGCCACTAATAGTATTGAACAATTAATGAGTGGACTGCAACAAAAAGTGACTATGATTATTGTCACTCACAGTATGCAGCAAGCGGCGAGAATTTCTGATTATATTGCGTTTATGTATTTAGGAGAAATGGTAGAATCTGGACTAACTGAGGAGATTTTTGATAGTCCTTCTCAAGATAGAACGAAAGATTATATTAGCGGTAGAATAGGTTAA
- the pstA gene encoding phosphate ABC transporter permease PstA, whose product MSQAKLTQIRSEISRRQLIDSLFAIFGLLIIFVATFILLGLILQIVIEGIPRLTPQFFTSFPSRKAENAGILSAWVGSSLVMFVTAVAAIPIGLASGIYLEEYARKNWLAAIIEINVTNLAGIPSIIYGLLALGLFVYRLELGQSILTAGLTLALLILPVVIVTTREAIRAIPTSLREAAFAVGATKWQTVWDHILPYSLGSILTGIIIGLARAIGETAPVITIGALTFIAFLPESPFDSIFPFIPLQNTFPFFNFQQFFAWLNAPFTVLPIQMFAWVSRPEQEFQINAAAAGTVLLMMTLGINGLAIYLRYRLRQGIKW is encoded by the coding sequence ATGTCTCAAGCAAAGTTAACTCAAATTCGTTCTGAAATCTCCCGTCGTCAACTCATTGATAGTTTATTTGCTATTTTTGGGTTATTGATAATTTTTGTGGCAACCTTCATTTTATTGGGGTTAATTTTACAAATTGTCATTGAAGGAATTCCCCGTTTAACCCCTCAATTTTTTACCTCTTTTCCGAGCCGTAAAGCGGAAAATGCGGGCATTCTTTCTGCTTGGGTAGGAAGTAGTTTAGTAATGTTCGTAACTGCGGTAGCTGCAATTCCTATCGGGTTAGCATCTGGTATTTATTTAGAAGAATATGCCCGCAAAAATTGGTTAGCTGCCATCATTGAAATTAATGTCACTAACTTAGCTGGTATTCCTTCCATTATTTACGGTTTATTAGCATTAGGATTATTTGTTTATCGTTTGGAATTGGGTCAGAGTATTTTAACCGCAGGATTAACCTTAGCTTTGCTAATTTTACCTGTTGTTATTGTTACTACCCGTGAGGCAATTCGGGCAATTCCTACTAGCTTAAGAGAGGCAGCTTTTGCCGTAGGAGCAACGAAATGGCAAACAGTCTGGGATCATATTTTACCCTATTCTCTAGGAAGTATTTTAACAGGAATTATCATCGGATTAGCCCGCGCAATTGGCGAAACTGCTCCGGTTATTACCATTGGTGCATTAACATTTATTGCCTTTTTACCGGAGTCACCTTTTGATAGCATTTTCCCTTTTATTCCTCTGCAAAATACCTTTCCTTTCTTTAACTTTCAACAGTTTTTTGCTTGGTTAAATGCTCCATTTACTGTATTACCCATTCAAATGTTTGCTTGGGTATCTCGTCCTGAACAAGAGTTTCAAATCAATGCTGCTGCTGCGGGAACAGTTTTATTAATGATGACTCTTGGCATTAATGGGTTAGCAATTTATTTACGTTATCGTCTACGTCAAGGAATCAAATGGTAG
- the pstC gene encoding phosphate ABC transporter permease subunit PstC, producing MTQPLSKEIHQGQISSRFIRNLWEKVIEFALFIAAFSSVATTFGILDILVTESWHFFQQVPIIQFLTDTEWTPLFSDKHYGILPLLSGTLVTSTVALLLAIPCGTIVAIYLSEFASPKLREWVKPSLELLASIPTVVYGYFALLVVTPLLQKLLADLPTFNMLSGGLVMGLMILPLISSISEDAMRAVPTFLREGSYAMGATRLQTSLKVVFPAAISGIGAAYILGASRAVGETMIVAIAAGLLPQFTLNPLEQGATITAYIVQVSLGDLPYGTLEYQTIFAAGLTLVLMTLLLNIIGYFLAKHYREIY from the coding sequence ATGACACAACCTTTGTCTAAGGAAATTCATCAAGGGCAGATTTCTTCTCGTTTTATCCGCAATTTGTGGGAGAAAGTTATAGAGTTTGCCCTTTTTATCGCAGCTTTTTCTTCTGTTGCTACTACCTTTGGCATTCTGGATATCTTAGTAACAGAATCTTGGCATTTTTTCCAACAAGTTCCCATCATTCAGTTTCTCACCGATACGGAATGGACTCCTCTATTTAGTGACAAACATTATGGCATTTTGCCATTACTATCAGGCACCTTAGTCACCTCAACAGTCGCCCTTTTACTGGCAATTCCTTGCGGGACTATTGTGGCGATTTATTTGAGTGAATTTGCCTCACCTAAATTAAGAGAATGGGTTAAGCCAAGTTTAGAATTATTAGCATCTATTCCCACCGTGGTTTACGGCTATTTTGCCTTATTAGTTGTCACTCCTTTGCTACAAAAACTATTAGCAGATTTGCCTACATTTAATATGTTAAGTGGTGGATTAGTGATGGGATTAATGATTCTTCCCCTAATAAGTTCAATTAGTGAAGATGCCATGCGAGCAGTTCCAACTTTTTTACGAGAAGGTTCTTATGCAATGGGTGCAACCCGTCTTCAAACATCCTTAAAAGTGGTTTTTCCCGCCGCTATTTCTGGTATTGGAGCCGCTTATATTTTAGGTGCTTCCCGTGCAGTTGGTGAAACAATGATTGTGGCGATTGCTGCAGGTTTATTACCTCAATTTACCCTAAATCCTCTCGAACAAGGTGCAACAATTACTGCTTATATTGTACAAGTAAGTTTAGGGGATTTACCCTATGGAACCCTAGAATATCAAACAATTTTTGCTGCTGGATTAACCTTAGTCTTGATGACGTTACTGTTAAATATAATCGGTTATTTTTTGGCTAAACATTATCGAGAAATTTATTAA